DNA from Macadamia integrifolia cultivar HAES 741 chromosome 12, SCU_Mint_v3, whole genome shotgun sequence:
GTGGATTTTTACAAGAATTTTCACTCTGAAATTCCTGTAGAACCACACTATGAGCTACTTGACCAAATTCCGACAATCATTTCTAATGAAGACAATGCTTTCTTGGATGATGTTCCCTcaagggaagaaataaagatggCGATATGGGATCTAGATGCGGACAGCTCTCCGGGCCCTGACGGCTTTCCAGGTCAGTTTTTCAGAAGTTGTNNNNNNNNNNNNNNNNNNNNNNNNNNNNNNNNNNNNNNNNNNNNNNNNNNNNNNNNNNNNNNNNNNNNNNNNNNNNNNNNNNNNNNNNNNNNNNNNNNNNNNNNNNNNNNNNNNNNNNNNNNNNNNNNNNNNNNNNNNNNNNNNNNNNNNNNNNNNNNNNNNNNNNNNNNNNNNNNNNNNNNNNNNNNNNNNNNNNNNNNNNNNNNNNNNNNNNNNNNNNNNNNNNNNNNNNNNNNNNNNNNNNNNNNNNNNNNNNNNNNNNNNNNNNNNNNNNNNNNNNNNNNNNNNNNNNNNNNNNNNNNNNNNNNNNNNNNNNNNNNNNNNNNNNNNNNNNNNNNNNNNNNNNNNNNNNNNNNNNNNNNNNNNNNNNNNNNNNNNNNNNNNNNNNNNNNNNNNNNNNNNNNNNNNNNNNNNNNNNNNNNNNNNNNNNNNNNNNNNNNNNNNNNNNNNNNNNNNNNNNNNNNNNNNNNNNNNNNNNNNNNNNNNNNNNNNNNNNNNNNNNNNNNNNNNNNNNNNNNNNNNNNNNNNNNNNNNNNNNNNNNNNNNNNNNNNNNNNNNNNNNNNNNNNNNNNNNNNNNNNNNNNNNNNNNNNNNNNNNNNNNNNNNNNNNNNNNNNNNNNNNNNNNNNNNNNNNNNNNNNNNNNNNNNNNNNNNNNNNNNNNNNNNNNNNNNNNNNNNNNNNNNNNNNNNNNNNNNNNNNNNNNNNNNNNNNNNNNNNNNNNNNNNNNNNNNNNNNNNNNNNNNNNNNNNNNNNNNNNNNNNNNNNNNNNNNNNNNNNNNNNNNNNNNNNNNNNNNNNNNNNNNNNNNNNNNNNNNNNNNNNNNNNNNNNNNNNNNNNNNNNNNNNNNNNNNNNNNNNNNNNNNNNNNNNNNNNNNNNNNNNNNNNNNNNNNNNNNNNNNNNNNNNNNNNNNNNNNNNNNNNNNNNNNNNNNNNNNNNNNNNNNNNNNNNNNNNNNNNNNNNNNNNNNNNNNNNNNNNNNNNNNNNNNNNNNNNNNNNNNNNNNNNNNNNNNNNNNNNNNNNNNNNNNNNNNNNNNNNNNNNNNNNNNNNNNNNNNNNNNNNNNNNNNNNNNNNNNNNNNNNNNNNNNNNNNNNNNNNNNNNNNNNNNNNNNNNNNNNNNNNNNNNNNNNNNNNNNNNNNNNNNNNNNNNNNNNNNNNNNNNNNNNNNNNNNNNNNNNNNNNNNNNNNNNNNNNNNNNNNNNNNNNNNNNNNNNNNNNNNNNNNNNNNNNNNNNNNNNNNNNNNNNNNNNNNNNNNNNNNNNNNNNNNNNNNNNNNNNNNNNNNNNNNNNNNNNNNNNNNNNNNNNNNNNNNNNNNNNNNNNNNNNNNNNNNNNNNNNNNNNNNNNNNNNNNNNNNNNNNNNNNNNNNNNNNNNNNNNNNNNNNNNNNNNNNNNNNNNNNNNNNNNNNNNNNNNNNNNNNNNNNNNNNNNNNNNNNNNNNNNNNNNNNNNNNNNNNNNNNNNNNNNNNNNNNNNNNNNNNNNNNNNNNNNNNNNNNNNNNNNNNNNNNNNNNNNNNNNNNNNNNNNNNNNNNNNNNNNNNNNNNNNNNNNNNNNNNNNNNNNNNNNNNNNNNNNNNNNNNNNNNNNNNNNNNNNNNNNNNNNNNNNNNNNNNNNNNNNNNNNNNNNNNNNNNNNNNNNNNNNNNNNNNNNNNNNNNNNNNNNNNNNNNNNNNNNNNNNNNNNNNNNNNNNNNNNNNNNNNNNNNNNNNNNNNNNNNNNNNNNNNNNNNNNNNNNNNNNNNNNNNNNNNNNNNNNNNNNNNNNNNNNNNNNNNNNNNNNNNNNNNNNNNNNNNNNNNNNNNNNNNNNNNNNNNNNNNNNNNNNNNNNNNNNNNNNNNNNNNNNNNNNNNNNNNNNNNNNNNNNNNNNNNNNNNNNNNNNNNNNNNNNNNNNNNNNNNNNNNNNNNNNNNNNNNNNNNNNNNNNNNNNNNNNNNNNNNNNNNNNNNNNNNNNNNNNNNNNNNNNNNNNNNNNNNNNNNNNNNNNNNNNNNNNNNNNNNNNNNNNNNNNNNNNNNNNNNNNNNNNNNNNNNNNNNNNNNNNNNNNNNNNNNNNNNNNNNNNNNNNNNNNNNNNNNNNNNNNNNNNNNNNNNNNNNNNNNNNNNNNNNNNNNNNNNNNNNNNNNNNNNNNNNNNNNNNNNNNNNNNNNNNNNNNNNNNNNNNNNNNNNNNNNNNNNNNNNNNNNNNNNNNNNNNNNNNNNNNNNNNNNNNNNNNNNNNNNNNNNNNNNNNNNNNNNNNNNNNNNNNNNNNNNNNNNNNNNNNNNNNNNNNNNNNNNNNNNNNNNNNNNNNNNNNNNNNNNNNNNNNNNNNNNNNNNNNNNNNNNNNNNNNNNNNNNNNNNNNNNNNNNNNNNNNNNNNNNNNNNNNNNNNNNNNNNNNNNNNNNNNNNNNNNNNNNNNNNNNNNNNNNNNNNNNNNNNNNNNNNNNNNNNNNNNNNNNNNNNNNNNNNNNNNNNNNNNNNNNNNNNNNNNNNNNNNNNNNNNNNNNNNNNNNNNNNNNNNNNNNNNNNNNNNNNNNNNNNNNNNNNNNNNNNNNNNNNNNNNNNNNNNNNNNNNNNNNNNNNNNNNNNNNNNNNNNNNNNNNNNNNNNNNNNNNNNNNNNNNNNNNNNNNNNNNNNNNNNNNNNNNNNNNNNNNNNNNNNNNNNNNNNNNNNNNNNNNNNNNNNNNNNNNNNNNNNNNNNNNNNNNNNNNNNNNNNNNNNNNNNNNNNNNNNNNNNNNNNNNNNNNNNNNNNNNNNNNNNNNNNNNNNNNNNNNNNNNNNNNNNNNNNNNNNNNNNNNNNNNNNNNNNNNNNNNNNNNNNNNNNNNNNNNNNNNNNNNNNNNNNNNNNNNNNNNNNNNNNNNNNNNNNNNNNNNNNNNNNNNNNNNNNNNNNNNNNNNNNNNNNNNNNNNNNNNNNNNNNNNNNNNNNNNNNNNNNNNNNNNNNNNNNNNNNNNNNNNNNNNNNNNNNNNNNNNNNNNNNNNNNNNNNNNNNNNNNNNNNNNNNNNNNNNNNNNNNNNNNNNNNNNNNNNNNNNNNNNNNNNNNNNNNNNNNNNNNNNNNNNNNNNNNNNNNNNNNNNNNNNNNNNNNNNNNNNNNNNNNNNNNNNNNNNNNNNNNNNNNNNNNNNNNNNNNNNNNNNNNNNNNNNNNNNNNNNNNNNNNNNNNNNNNNNNNNNNNNNNNNNNNNNNNNNNNNNNNNNNNNNNNNNNNNNNNNNNNNNNNNNNNNNNNNNNNNNNNNNNNNNNNNNNNNNNNNNNNNNNNNNNNNNNNNNNNNNNNNNNNNNNNNNNNNNNNNNNNNNNNNNNNNNNNNNNNNNNNNNNNNNNNNNggtcggtcttggttttgctacttggaccgtcgggcgcccgatcgagaccgaccgaataatgcccgaccgagaccgacctattatgcaccgacttggcccgaccctttaatgattgtaaaatacctattttaccccccaaattaaagaataaaaactaaaaagtaaagacattttcacattttaaataatggttatatttggtatcatttattgatttattgtcatttttttgggcttgcatgagtgggccggaatataatagcacattttaaagagggtccgtttaaaaaccggttaaagcccgtttaacattaaacatgtccgtagcctggttaaggcccgactaaaacccgattaaggtagcccgattataacccgagaccgaccgaccgaatataaagtgtactatgccctcaataactaagcccgattagttaaatgggcggacacggtgtagcctttgaaagtcttcaagcccgattaagcccgatcgaaaccgaaccggcccgaccgattgacacccctagtttgaCCCTTAGATAAATGGCACTCCCATATCTCAGCAAGCTCCAAGAGACAATATTTGCTATATGCATAGTTTTTAGAGAAGACTGGAATTGAGATATTGGACCCTCGGATTCCTCTTAGAAGCTATGGGCaaatctcttctccttcccaGAGATCTTTGCTATCTCTATAGGCGTTGATTCCTTCTCTTATTAGAGTTTTGTAAAGCAGACTGACAAAGTTTGTGCTAGCCCCTGATGATGAAGTCATGAACTTGCAGTTGTTGAAGGGATGTTGGagatctctcttcttttcttgttacACTTGATCAAGAgctgatctcttcttctttggtatGGTACTATACTCTTTCCTGCATCAGTGTTCTCCTTATAGAGATGCATTGGATTCTTTCTTTAATGTGTATAAGAATCAATATTAGATTATAAAATGGAActctttcttccatttatttattatgttaATGACTCGCTTGGTCTTTTTATAATTGGTTTCAGATGACAAAAGAACATGTGTTCTATCACCACTCCATGGTGGGTTGGGAGTGATCTGCCTATAGAATCTATACAGCTGGTAGAGTTTATAAGAATTAATTAGaagatccaaaatttcaaaGCCATAGccatagccttttttttttttttttaatatatttttttctgaaataaacTGCATTTTATTataacaaaaaattataattttacatttttactcTTTTAATATACCATGctttttaaattttcataattaaaatattcaacTCTTGAATGCGTTCCAGGTATTGTTTACCGCTCAAAGCTAGCTGTGCTGCACTTGACCATCCAATTGCAATTCGAATAAGACCCAACTAATCATTTAATCTagaagaaagtaaaagaaagctCAAGTGGGTTAGGTaacaaaatgaatataatatatagttttttccttttcattgtatctcaTTATCACTAGGGATGAGATTGATTCAAGTCCTTATAACGAAAAATAGAATCTTATTCATACTGTATTCTCATCTTAACAAGAATAGTGAAATCTTCGTTAATTTGGTTTGCATTTTTCTTGTCATATGCAAATATTTGACATATGATTTTATCCATAGAACTTCGAAGTATTTTAGTCGATTctattaaattgggataagtTTTGTTATCGTTGTTGAACTCTCAAGTAATTTAATATCATTTCATCAAATTTTAATAAAGTAAGTTTTGTTACACCTACCCAGATTGTTGTCGTGAGTATATTTTCGTTGGGTTTTATGTTTGattctgtcattttttttgtttgcccTTAGTTCACTTAATGTGGAAGCACACATTTTGCTTTAGGGGCCTTTACATTAAAGTTGCCTCTATATATTTATCTTTCCATCCATCTAAATAGATACATAGACATGGACATAGATAtaaatatgggagaaagaacggAACCAGTGTTGTTCCCTATGTTCTCTCATAGGGTCCTATAAAATGTCCCCATGTCCCTATGTGTGCTCTCTAATGGATATCCATGTGTGTTCCCCTATTGGAGGGCGTAGGGAACAACACTGGTAATGTTTCCCACTCTCTAAAAATCTGATTGGAGAAATTTAGatcaatgaaaaacaaaaaggaagagAACTATATAAATGTTAGCCATGTGGTTGCAATAAGCCATTGACATTGAAACGTAACTAGCACAGAGTATACTCCAATCAATTTAATTCAGAATAATTAAAGCCCATCACTTATTTTGTCGAGTCTTTGTTAatgatcaaggttttaaaacttggaatcgATCTCAATTGATATTGATGCAGATTGGATCAATAGCCACAGCTAttttaaaaaggaaattgatattttgaaccattttacccttatacatCACGACTAGATCGGATTATTATTAGGAATCAGTCATAGCCGATATCAATTTGATCGGGTCAAACCTAGCCTATCCGATCCCATTTTTAGAACTATGATGAGGATAGTGGGCAGATAGGTTTACAATTTCCTTGCTGCAGTGGATAAATGTGCCCTTAAGCTTTGGGATTTCATCAAAATAGAACTTGATAATACACATCTTCAGTTGGGGATAAGAAAAGCCATGAAGATAGGTTTTTTCGCTAGAATATCAGAtttgtattaaaagaaaaaggaggaaaaatataattacaaaaggAGTTAGGAAAATCCTAGCCACAAAAAACACAAGACTAACTAAAacattccaccttcggcattgccatcagcaaaagTGAACGGAAAACATTTTGCCATTCCTTGCAAACACAAGACAAGCGGACATGATCTTTCAGGCACAAACAAGACATAATGAACTCCACGAGTACCATAATTAAGAAGCTCAGACCAATGCCCCAAAGCTCATCAACTCTGACCCTATACACCATTGCATGAACAACAAACAATTAAACTGTGATCACTTAACCCAAGAGTTGAATAATCCTAAACAAAGTCGAATCCTCTGCCCCACTTCTTCAGAAACAGAGTGAAATCCTAAAACTCCTCAAGAATTCTACTATTGTGTTATTCACTTATTCCACTCTTCTTCTACCTCTGCATTGTCAAGGGAGCTGCTTCAACATTGTTGTAATGGTTGGACCCATCATTTAATGTCACTACCACACATCCTCAACCATCAAGACAAGTTTCATTGTAGTTCCTATCTCtctcatcatcctcctcatcatcctcatcctcatcattatcattgtaagCATCAGACCATCTGAAGAAATCTGCTACCAACATAGTACTGGATTGTTGGTTATGCTTTTGCTGTTTTGATTCCTTGTTTTCGAACAACACCTTACACAGTTTCACACGGGCGCTCATATAATATAAGCGAAATGTGTTGGGtatcctttaccatattaaacatatgaataaccctatagtatttagagtacaagaatcataaaagagatttaaccatgggtatagtccctaaaccaagatcaataaagtactttgttcatagatcttaaaatacataaccatatggatttaccatatttataataatcaatgggacataATATGGTAaatccatgacatgaaccataaatgagaATAGAGAAATACTTGTGGAAGTTTAGAAGCCCCGTGGAAGTTTAGAAGCCCCATgagcatagatcatgaacctctatcccatgtggttaaacattactcccatgaagatgacaatgataaACTACACAAGTGGAGTCCTTTTaatgagatcttctgcagcctcttactctagggttttctctctttctgtgcacttgctcttgtgagaaagccgtgttCCAATAActaataaggcattaagtaataGCTGCAAGGACTGTTAgtattatatttataatagaatccttaAAACCCttttccactctcacaatggaaagagctaagAGTTCATAATTAGAATGGTTTTATAactgcttgggcccaatggatcaatcggtatcagttaataccacataaaaattttaacaaaatgaTAAGAATCCAACTGcctatatatgttgtctatcactCCACTTAATTTCTCAATAACTTCTTTGTTTTCCAGTGGAAACCCAAACCAATCAAAACCTTTTCAATGGTCTATGTAGATTATGTCTAGCTTTTTAGTGAATTAAATGTCCTCAAATCTAATAGAATGGCTACACGATGTCTCTTTACAAGCATCAATCCGAAGAATGATGGTTACTAGCTCACCAACCACAAAATTCACATCTTCCCACCATTTCCTAAACTTCAAAACAACAAACAGAACTGGAGAGGCTTGATAGATGTTATGATCATCAGCAGCAGTAGCAATTGAATTACTTTCCTGACCAACGCCTTCGCTAATATTATCAAGAAGCAGTCTTCCCTGTCTATATAAAAGAGGGAAGACAAAAAGTCCCATGTCAATCATTTCGAAACCAATTGGTGGTATTGAAAGCTCCATTTAAAGTTAAAGTTACAGAAAGAGATATAGATAAAAGTACCTGCCCATGTATCTTCCTCGTCTCTGTTAATTTGTAGCAATCGTTCACTGTCAACTCTTTCAAAGACTCTGCTCCTTGAAAGAGGTGAATTTTCTCTAGATTTACAGTCTCCAATATCTATTCTTGTCAATCTTTTCAGGTTTGACATGTCAGGTAACTCTCTTAATTGGGGGAAATCTATCAATAACAACACTATCAATGATTCCATTCCTTGGATGCCATGAATTTCCTTTATATTTTCACAACTATCAATTTCTAATTCACTCAATTTTTTCAGGTTTGACAAATCCGGTAACTCTGTTAATTCGTGGCAACACGACAAAATCAACACTTCCAAGGACTCTGTTCCTTCCAATCCATGAATTTTTTCTAGATTTTCACAGTTGAAAATCTctaattttctcaattttttcagGTTAGACAAATTCAACAACTCTGTTAATTTGGGGCAACCTTCCACATTCAACTCTACCAATCTCTTCAGTTTTGACAAATCTGGTACTTTTACTAATGATTCACAATCATAAACCAATAATTCCTTCAACATTTCCACGTGTGATAGATCTGAAATTATCTGCAGCGAAATACACTTCTTCACTTCTAGACGAGTTAAAGTGGAGGGAAGCTTTGGGAGAGATTCAAGGTTCATGTAACTTTGCAAATATAGCTCCTGAAGTTGAGCAAAAGAACTCATGCTGATTAGGAGTGGTTGAAGCCTCTTGTAATCTATCTGATAATTTTACAATCATAGTATGTCTAAGTTGAAAGTGAAGCAAACTTCTCATTCTACCCATTGATGTTGGTAGCCTCAGTAGCTTATTGCAATATGAAATGTCTAATTTCTCAAGCTTCTCTAATTGCCTTACACCATCAGGCAACTCATTAATCTTTGTCCCACTTACAGAAAGCTCAACCAGTTGTTTTAGATTACCAATGGACTTGGCAACTTATTGATTGAAAAGCAATTTTTGAGAGTAAGACTTTTCAAACAAGCAATCTGACAAATACTATCTGTGAGTTCCAAAAGAGACTTGCAGTTCGTGAGATCCAATTTTTGTAAGCAAGGAAGCCATGAGAAGAAGTCGATAGAGCCAGAGAGATATTCACAACCACAAAGAATAAGAACCTTCAACTTTTGAAACCTCTGTCAAAGAAATAAATGACATAAAATATAACTCTCTATTTAAAATTTGTTaataaaacaagtgaaatatatatataaaaaaaaaaaaaaaaaaaaatacaattatactataccttatttttattttgaggttTACCATTCCAACCTAGGAAGATGCCACTCCATTATAAATCAAGATGAATTAGTTTCTCATTATGGAAATTGGTTGGTAGAATTTTCAAAGGACAGAGCCACCAACGGAACCATCTTAATTGAGAAGGAAGATGTGAAAAATCCCCATCAAGGTTATGATAGTCAACTTGGAGAAACCTTAAATTGGGCATCTTCTCAAAGTCTTCAAAGGTTAAATCATCTATGTGCACTTCACGTGGAAGGAGGATTCCTTCAACCATTTGAGTTCCCTACACCAGAAAAATAATATTCCAAGTAAAGAAGATTTGATACAcatatcctaaaaaaaaaaagggtaagaaCATAGAACCTCATTTAATGGATTTTaaatttattgttcttggttcaTTCTCTTGTATTTACTAGTAATATATCATcgtttctacaaaaaaaaaagtcctatATCATCTTaccgaaaaaaataataatatatcatgACAAATAAACTCCTGTGCTAGCCCTAGTTCTGTAAGGTTCTAGGAGGGGTAGATAAATTTGGTTCCATTCTTTGCATTTTCGCATAATGCAGTTGCTTAGAATTGGGACCTTATTTATGCTGGCTGCCTGTTTTTTCCCATCATAAAGAGTGGCAGCCATGTTAGGACTTTTGTGATTAGTTATAATAGAAAGTTACCAAGTGTCACTTACCGTGCCTTTTTTAATACTTTAAGATCTCACAATGAGACCACAATCTAGTATGCTTGGCAGGGCCCCCATTAGTGTCTTTTGAGACAATTGTCATTCCCATAAATTGAAGTTGATCATGCATCATCAATTTCCCATCATCAATCTTTAAGAGGTGCTTTAGAATGAGTTCTTTTATGGCTAATCTTGGACGCAACTCACAAGCTTCCCATATTGTAATTGCTTTGTCTGCTTCACATCCAATAAAGTGGCATGTAGTATCAGGAAATATGATTTTCGCATGATCACTTAGTTTATTGTAGCTTATCATCAATTTTGCAAATGTCTTTTCATCATACCTTTTTATCGACATTCCAGAGACCATGTTATCAAGGATATCTTTCAATCCTTCTGATATATCTTCACAGTCTTCTTTCTCTTtgccaaataaaaaagaacccaACACCTCTAAAGTTAGGGGTAATCCTTTAGCATATTGTACGATTTTATGTGAAAGCTCCTTAAACTTTTCTGGAGGTTCATTTTCTGAAAAAGCATACAAACTTAAGAGTTGAAGAGTTATCAAAATCCAGTCCTTCAGGATTGTATATTTGAATATCTTTGTCAACTTTATGTGCATTCAAACTTTGGTCATCTGTAGTTGTTATGATGACCCTACTTCCTTGACCAAACCAATTGATTCCACCAACCAATACATCAAGCTGTACATGATCATCCACATCATCTAGAATAAAAACTTTTTTTCCATGAAGTAGCATTTTTACCAATTGAGAAACAATGCTTACTTCGTGGTACCTTTTCAAGATGTCGTTAAGAAGTCGTTTTTGCAAGGAAAGTAAACCCTTATCTCCTTGTGATGCTTCTTCTCTTACATTTGTAAGAAAGCTGCTCCCATCAAAGCTTCTAAGTATGCAATTATAGATGGCCTTTGCTATGGTTGTCTTTCCAAGACCATCCATGCCACATATTGTCACAAAGCATACACCATTAGAACCACTATTTAATAAAGAAAGTAATTTAACTATGTGGGAATCTATTCCAACACGGTATTTGCATTCATCAAAAGGGATGCTATTTAGTTCTCTCAAAGCACTGTGAACAATTTGCTTGACTAAATTTAATTGATCCCTGCAATTTTTCATGTTAAAAGGTAAAACCTTTCACTACAATAAGAAACAATATGTAAATCTCTAGTACAAAAATAAGAAGAGATAACTCAAGTGAATGGTCTAATCACATAGATgttaaaaaaacacattttaaccCTTGGATCTAAGGAAAATAAACCTATAGTTCATTTAAAATAAACCAGGGCCTCAACCACCTGGGTTCAATCCTGACATTGGCTCAATAATATTGGCCCCAAGTTGACGTTGGGAGGATCACACTAACGACCAAAGCTGACATTAAAGTGAAAAATGAAacctaaagaagaagaagatgatgataagCTCCAAGATAAAAACATGATACATGAAGACcaatataggaataataattTTGTGAGAGTAAGACATACTCAATTGTTGtgtcccccttgagatgccatcCCTTTAGATTCCCCACCTCTTTCAAAGCGTTCTTCCAACTGTTTACATCAGGAGACTCATACTTCCTTTGGTGTTCCTGAAATGGTCCCTTAAAACTTCCAGTCTGATGTCGAACATCTAGTGGCTCAACATCAATGAATACGGGCAGAATGGTTTGACCATTAGATAAATGACACTCCCATATCTCAGCAAGTTCCATGAGACAATATTTGCTATCTGCATAGTTTTAAGAGAAGATAGGAATTGAGATATTGGACCCACTAATTCTTCTTAGAAGCGACGGGCAAATCTCTTCTCCTTTCCTGAGTTCTTCGTTAACTCTGTAGGGATTGATTCCAGCATTTTGTAGAGCATTGTAAAGCAAACTGACAGTTTGTGGGAGTATCTGAACCTCTAAAACTGATAAAC
Protein-coding regions in this window:
- the LOC122094765 gene encoding disease resistance protein RUN1-like, with translation MASPYDVFISFRGSDTPTNYSKYCLMELAEIWECHLSNGQTILPVFIDVEPLDVRHQTGSFKGPFQEHQRKYESPDVNSWKNALKEVGNLKGWHLKGDTTIEDQLNLVKQIVHSALRELNSIPFDECKYRVGIDSHIVKLLSLLNSGSNGVCFVTICGMDGLGKTTIAKAIYNCILRSFDGSSFLTNVREEASQGDKGLLSLQKRLLNDILKRYHEVSIVSQLVKMLLHGKKVFILDDVDDHVQLDVLVGGINWFGQGSRVIITTTDDQKNEPPEKFKELSHKIVQYAKGLPLTLEVLGSFLFGKEKEDCEDISEGLKDILDNMVSGMSIKRYDEKTFAKLMISYNKLSDHAKIIFPDTTCHFIGCEADKAITIWEACELRPRLAIKELILKHLLKIDDGKLMMHDQLQFMGMTIVSKDTNGGPAKHTRLWSHFAKSIGNLKQLVELSVSGTKINELPDGIDYKRLQPLLISMSSFAQLQELYLQSYMNLESLPKLPSTLTRLEVKKCISLQIISDLSHVEMLKELLVYDCESLVKVPDLSKLKRLVELNVEGCPKLTELLNLSNLKKLRKLEIFNCENLEKIHGLEGTESLEVLILSCCHELTELPDLSNLKKLSELEIDSCENIKEIHGIQGMESLIVLLLIDFPQLRELPDMSNLKRLTRIDIGDCKSRENSPLSRSRVFERVDSERLLQINRDEEDTWADFFRWSDAYNDNDEDEDDEEDDERDRNYNETCLDG